A single Marinitoga aeolica DNA region contains:
- the moaC gene encoding cyclic pyranopterin monophosphate synthase MoaC, which produces MEFTHLDKNGNVKMVDVSEKNITLRIAKAHGKIKMKKETLNAIVSGKVAKGNVLTTAKIAGIMGAKKTSELIPMCHNIFISKIDIEFKINEGNIEIFSMAKTESKTGIEMEALTAVNIAALTIYDMCKAIDREMEITEIYLLEKSGGKSGHFKRGGN; this is translated from the coding sequence ATGGAATTCACACATTTAGATAAAAACGGCAATGTAAAAATGGTAGATGTATCAGAAAAAAATATTACTCTTAGAATTGCAAAAGCTCATGGAAAAATAAAAATGAAAAAAGAAACACTTAATGCTATTGTTTCTGGAAAAGTTGCAAAGGGTAATGTATTAACAACGGCAAAAATCGCTGGCATTATGGGAGCTAAAAAAACTTCAGAATTAATTCCAATGTGCCATAATATTTTTATATCGAAAATAGATATAGAATTTAAAATAAATGAAGGCAATATAGAAATCTTTTCCATGGCTAAAACTGAATCAAAAACTGGTATAGAAATGGAAGCATTAACGGCTGTAAACATAGCAGCTTTAACGATATATGATATGTGTAAAGCTATAGATAGAGAAATGGAAATAACAGAAATATATTTACTCGAAAAATCCGGTGGAAAAAGCGGCCATTTCAAAAGAGGTGGTAATTAA
- the moaA gene encoding GTP 3',8-cyclase MoaA has product MIDKYNRKIDYVRLSITDKCNFRCNYCMNENVRFMQDNELLSLIEIEKLVKVLKDLKFKNIRLTGGEPTLRPDIIDIAKIIKNYFGEFSITTNGSLMHILAQDLKKNGLKNVNFSLDSLNRYTFTKITKRDDLNNVLNGLEKSLEIGLNVKLNTVIQKRNFNEVFELIEFAAKYKLPIRFIELMPIGNNYNENDFISEDILKSKISEKYSLIPYDKKLGIGPSKYYIIKELNSKIGFISAMTHNFCSSCNKIRISANGNIYPCLAFDYHIPIKDVILKEEKLKEKIQFAILEKPQRHYLNEIKKVTPMHKMGG; this is encoded by the coding sequence ATGATAGATAAATATAATAGAAAAATTGATTATGTTAGATTATCCATAACTGATAAATGTAATTTCAGATGTAATTATTGTATGAATGAAAATGTGCGATTCATGCAAGATAACGAATTACTTTCATTAATAGAAATAGAAAAATTAGTAAAAGTATTAAAAGATCTAAAATTCAAAAATATCAGATTAACTGGTGGCGAACCTACTTTAAGACCAGATATAATCGATATAGCTAAAATAATTAAAAATTACTTTGGTGAATTCAGTATTACTACAAACGGTTCTTTAATGCATATATTGGCACAAGATTTAAAAAAGAACGGATTAAAAAATGTAAATTTTAGTTTGGATTCATTAAATAGATATACATTTACAAAAATTACAAAAAGAGATGACCTTAATAATGTTCTTAATGGATTAGAGAAATCTTTAGAAATTGGATTGAATGTAAAATTAAATACTGTAATTCAAAAAAGAAATTTTAATGAAGTTTTTGAATTAATAGAATTTGCCGCAAAATATAAATTACCCATAAGATTTATAGAATTAATGCCTATAGGTAATAATTATAACGAAAACGATTTTATAAGCGAAGATATATTAAAATCAAAAATTTCAGAAAAGTATTCATTAATTCCATATGATAAAAAGCTCGGAATTGGTCCTTCAAAATATTACATAATTAAAGAATTAAATTCAAAAATTGGTTTTATTTCCGCTATGACACATAATTTCTGCTCTTCATGTAATAAAATCAGAATCTCAGCAAATGGAAATATATATCCATGCCTTGCTTTCGATTATCATATTCCTATAAAGGATGTAATTTTAAAAGAAGAAAAATTAAAAGAAAAAATACAGTTTGCCATTTTAGAAAAACCACAGAGACATTATTTAAACGAAATAAAAAAAGTAACACCTATGCATAAAATGGGGGGATAA
- a CDS encoding ABC transporter permease, giving the protein MFKKLIITISLLFIIFISLPFITVFLNVDYHLLYKISKTAEFLNAVKTTFLAAFVATLIAIIFGIPFAYAVIRYKFPFKSVFEAIIDIPQTIPHTAAGIALLMTLGRSSFIGKGTSLLGISFVHTFWGVVAAMGFLSFSIFVNAVKEGVRKIDIRYEKVARSLGATPFKAFFFVTLPMIKHDIISGALLMWARGISEFGAVAILAYYPMTLSVLTYDKFQGYGLKQALAITALIFIMSMIIFVIIRIIQNIWKHTESR; this is encoded by the coding sequence ATGTTCAAGAAATTAATTATAACTATTAGTCTATTATTTATCATATTTATTTCCTTACCTTTTATCACTGTGTTTTTAAATGTAGATTATCATTTATTATATAAAATTTCCAAAACAGCAGAATTTCTTAATGCTGTAAAAACCACATTTTTAGCAGCATTTGTTGCAACTTTAATTGCTATAATTTTTGGTATTCCTTTTGCTTATGCGGTAATCAGATATAAATTCCCATTTAAAAGCGTTTTTGAGGCAATTATTGATATACCTCAAACAATACCACACACTGCCGCTGGTATTGCATTATTAATGACATTAGGTCGTTCTTCTTTCATTGGTAAGGGAACTTCATTATTAGGTATATCTTTCGTTCATACCTTTTGGGGAGTAGTTGCGGCAATGGGTTTTTTAAGTTTTAGTATTTTTGTAAACGCTGTAAAAGAAGGTGTTAGAAAAATTGATATTAGATATGAAAAAGTTGCCCGGTCTTTAGGGGCTACACCTTTTAAAGCATTCTTTTTCGTAACCCTTCCCATGATAAAACATGATATTATAAGTGGAGCATTATTAATGTGGGCAAGAGGTATTTCTGAATTTGGAGCTGTCGCTATTCTCGCATATTATCCAATGACATTATCTGTTCTTACATATGATAAATTTCAGGGATATGGTTTAAAACAAGCTCTAGCTATTACTGCTTTAATATTTATTATGTCTATGATTATTTTTGTTATTATTAGAATCATTCAAAATATTTGGAAACATACAGAATCGAGGTAA
- a CDS encoding ATP-binding cassette domain-containing protein, translating to MDLYIKNLSINIENFSLFIDDLKITSGEYIYIIGPTGAGKTLLLESIAGFISPVSGKIFFNNIDVTQLPPEKRNVGFMYQNYHLFPHLTVKKNIEFGLKMKKIKDANFLDYIIKKLNISHLLNRKIQNLSGGEKQRVALARALVIKPRILLLDEPLSALDQDTKSDILKLIHELNSEYTLTTIHVTHDKNEIINNCRVFKIKNGQLTEEKKNVQEINYNY from the coding sequence TTGGATTTATATATTAAAAACTTATCCATAAACATCGAAAATTTTAGTTTATTTATAGATGACTTAAAAATAACCTCAGGAGAATATATATATATTATCGGCCCAACTGGAGCAGGAAAGACCTTATTATTAGAAAGTATAGCTGGTTTTATTTCTCCAGTTTCAGGAAAAATATTCTTTAATAACATAGATGTTACTCAATTACCTCCAGAAAAAAGAAATGTTGGGTTTATGTACCAAAATTATCATTTATTTCCACATTTAACAGTAAAAAAGAACATCGAATTTGGACTAAAAATGAAAAAAATAAAAGATGCTAATTTTCTTGATTATATTATAAAAAAATTGAATATATCTCATTTATTAAATAGAAAGATACAAAATCTTTCTGGAGGAGAAAAACAACGTGTAGCATTAGCACGAGCTCTTGTAATAAAACCTAGAATATTACTTTTAGATGAACCATTATCCGCACTTGATCAAGATACAAAAAGTGATATATTAAAATTGATACATGAGCTAAATTCAGAATACACTTTAACAACAATTCATGTTACTCATGATAAGAATGAAATAATAAATAATTGTAGAGTTTTTAAAATTAAAAATGGTCAGCTAACAGAGGAGAAAAAAAATGTTCAAGAAATTAATTATAACTATTAG
- a CDS encoding extracellular solute-binding protein: MKKLITFLFIILTIISFSKKLIIFHAGSLTNVLKAIAVEFEKDNPDVEVQLMGSGSLVVARKITELGQIADLAFVADYSIIPNFLYPQYANFNVIFSNNSMVLAYTDNSKYRKEINKDNWYKIIFNKGVIFGHSNPDLDPCGYRTLITMQLAEKYYNLNGLYKNFLNSKNRMVLKKSIDLIAYLEANEMDYAFLYKSEAFQHNLNYLELPEEINLSSVKFEKNYKKAFVEVPGKSGEKTRIYGKSINYSFTIPQNANNKKDAINFIKFMYSEKGQKIFKDKGMSLFVNVDYPGNLPYNLKTLWGY; the protein is encoded by the coding sequence ATGAAAAAACTTATAACTTTCTTATTCATTATTTTAACTATCATTTCCTTTTCTAAAAAACTAATTATTTTCCATGCTGGTTCTTTAACTAATGTATTAAAAGCTATTGCTGTGGAATTTGAAAAAGATAATCCTGATGTAGAAGTTCAATTAATGGGTTCAGGTAGTCTTGTTGTAGCAAGAAAAATAACAGAATTAGGTCAAATTGCCGATTTAGCTTTTGTTGCAGATTATTCAATAATTCCAAATTTTTTATATCCTCAATATGCTAATTTCAATGTAATTTTTTCAAATAATAGTATGGTATTAGCTTATACAGATAATTCAAAATACAGAAAAGAAATAAACAAAGACAATTGGTATAAGATTATTTTTAATAAAGGGGTTATCTTTGGTCATTCAAATCCAGATTTAGACCCATGTGGTTATAGAACATTAATAACCATGCAATTGGCAGAAAAATATTATAATCTAAATGGACTATATAAGAATTTTTTAAATTCTAAAAATAGAATGGTATTAAAAAAATCTATAGATTTAATTGCTTATTTAGAAGCCAATGAAATGGATTATGCTTTTTTATACAAATCCGAGGCTTTTCAACATAATTTGAATTATCTGGAACTTCCTGAAGAAATAAATTTATCATCTGTAAAATTTGAAAAAAATTACAAAAAGGCATTTGTAGAAGTTCCAGGAAAGAGTGGAGAAAAAACAAGAATATACGGTAAATCTATTAATTATAGTTTCACTATACCTCAAAATGCTAATAATAAAAAAGATGCTATAAACTTCATTAAATTTATGTATTCTGAAAAAGGTCAAAAAATCTTTAAAGATAAAGGTATGTCTTTATTTGTGAATGTGGATTATCCTGGAAATCTTCCTTACAATTTAAAAACACTTTGGGGGTATTGA
- a CDS encoding MOSC domain-containing protein, whose translation MITTHVVSINISRKKGITKEPIKYATLKENWGIIGDAHAGNWHRQVSMLSEESIDKMRKYGYELKYGDFAENITVKNGDIFKLPIGTKVKIGDTLLEITQIGKECHTSCAISQTIGKCVMPLEGIFLKVLKGGEIKVGDKVIFYTDDLVKEVI comes from the coding sequence ATGATTACTACTCATGTTGTATCTATTAATATTTCAAGAAAAAAAGGAATTACTAAAGAGCCTATTAAATACGCAACTCTAAAAGAAAATTGGGGGATTATAGGAGATGCCCATGCTGGAAATTGGCATAGACAGGTTTCTATGCTTTCAGAAGAAAGTATTGATAAAATGAGGAAATATGGTTATGAATTAAAATATGGCGATTTTGCAGAAAATATTACTGTAAAAAATGGCGATATTTTCAAACTTCCTATAGGAACAAAAGTAAAAATCGGAGATACTTTATTAGAAATAACTCAAATTGGGAAAGAATGTCATACTTCATGCGCAATTTCTCAAACAATCGGAAAATGTGTAATGCCTCTGGAGGGAATTTTTCTTAAAGTATTAAAAGGCGGTGAAATAAAAGTTGGTGATAAAGTAATATTTTATACTGATGATTTAGTAAAGGAGGTCATTTGA
- a CDS encoding MOSC domain-containing protein encodes MGVFLSILNFQGGSFIKSYIVSLNISEKRGTRKNEVSNVILKENWGIIGDAHAGNWHRQVSMLSTKSIEKIDKEKLKTLSYGDFAANIIVKDVIIHTLPIGTKVKINDAELEITQIGKACEKDNLVRRLTGKCITPEEGVFLKVLKGGRINVGDEIIFYAEEKI; translated from the coding sequence GTGGGAGTTTTTTTATCAATTTTAAATTTTCAAGGGGGGAGTTTTATAAAAAGCTATATTGTTTCTTTAAATATTTCCGAGAAAAGGGGAACCAGAAAAAACGAAGTATCAAATGTTATATTAAAAGAAAATTGGGGAATCATAGGAGATGCTCATGCTGGAAATTGGCATAGGCAGGTTTCTATGCTTTCAACAAAAAGTATAGAAAAAATTGATAAAGAAAAATTAAAAACATTAAGTTATGGTGATTTTGCAGCTAACATCATCGTAAAAGATGTAATAATACACACTTTACCAATTGGTACAAAAGTTAAAATAAACGATGCTGAATTAGAAATCACACAAATCGGAAAGGCATGTGAAAAAGATAATCTCGTTAGAAGATTAACAGGAAAATGCATAACCCCAGAAGAAGGTGTATTTTTAAAAGTATTAAAAGGTGGAAGAATAAACGTTGGTGATGAAATTATCTTTTATGCGGAGGAAAAAATATGA
- a CDS encoding molybdopterin biosynthesis protein, whose translation MKRRFYLNKKDLEETVGIYFNELKDYFLKDDIEYIKAREGINRITALPIIANENVPSYNSSAMDGIAVISKRTYGANESNPVILEKGKDFEYINTGYPINNPYDSVIMIENIEIIDDGHVQIRNSVYPYKDVRKVGEDICKGEMVFPRYHTLTSSDISFLMMAKVFEIPVIRKMKILLIPTGNEIVKPEELTEEFQIPETNSLMIKNYLEHFNAVVDINEILPDDINIIKNIIAEKIKEYDLILLNAGSSAGSKDFTYHAINDLGKVIIHGINIKPGKPAVLGIVNEKPVIGLPGFPVSCNIIMEDIVKPLILNKTKYEIYYDNEIIEGISAKRIHSSITEKEYLRVGVGKVGENYVAIPLKRGAANISAISKQDGIVYIEKGIEVVEDGEEVSIHLKRSKKLIDNNILIIGSHDLLLYLLADFVKKYDKNINIVSANVGSLGGILSIAKGYSHLAGMHLLDPETGEYNISYIKEYMDDFKLMNLSYREQGFIVQKGNPKKIKDFEDLTKDGVRYINRQKTAGTRILLDYNLDKKGISPKEIHGYSDEEYSHVNLALKIKKDMADVGLGIRAAANIYNLDFVPVALERYDLLIQDSFLNDKRFELIMNIITSNEFKEEAEKLGGYILKDTGKIWEVVK comes from the coding sequence TTGAAAAGAAGATTTTATTTAAACAAAAAGGATTTAGAAGAGACTGTGGGAATATATTTTAATGAATTAAAGGACTATTTTTTAAAAGATGATATAGAATATATAAAAGCAAGGGAAGGTATAAATAGAATTACAGCTTTACCAATAATAGCAAATGAAAATGTGCCATCATATAATAGTAGCGCTATGGATGGAATAGCGGTTATAAGCAAAAGAACATATGGTGCAAATGAATCTAATCCTGTTATTTTAGAAAAAGGAAAAGATTTTGAATATATAAATACAGGATATCCTATAAACAATCCATATGATAGTGTTATAATGATTGAAAATATAGAAATAATAGATGATGGACATGTTCAGATAAGAAACAGTGTTTATCCTTATAAAGATGTAAGAAAAGTGGGGGAGGACATTTGTAAAGGCGAAATGGTATTTCCCAGATATCATACATTAACATCATCTGATATTTCATTTTTAATGATGGCAAAGGTTTTTGAAATTCCTGTTATTAGAAAAATGAAAATATTATTAATACCAACAGGTAATGAAATAGTTAAGCCGGAGGAATTGACGGAAGAATTTCAAATTCCTGAAACTAATTCTTTAATGATAAAAAATTATTTAGAACACTTTAATGCTGTTGTTGATATAAATGAAATTCTTCCTGATGATATAAATATAATAAAAAATATCATTGCTGAAAAAATAAAAGAGTATGATTTAATTCTTTTAAATGCAGGTTCATCAGCAGGTTCAAAAGACTTCACTTATCATGCAATAAATGATTTAGGAAAAGTTATTATTCATGGAATAAATATAAAACCTGGGAAGCCAGCTGTTTTAGGTATTGTTAATGAAAAACCAGTTATAGGGTTACCTGGATTTCCGGTATCTTGTAATATTATTATGGAAGATATAGTTAAACCATTAATTTTAAATAAAACTAAATATGAAATATATTATGATAATGAAATTATTGAAGGTATTTCTGCAAAAAGGATACATTCTTCGATTACAGAGAAGGAATATTTAAGAGTAGGTGTTGGAAAAGTAGGAGAAAATTATGTAGCTATTCCTTTAAAAAGGGGAGCTGCTAATATTTCTGCTATTTCTAAACAAGATGGAATAGTTTATATAGAAAAGGGAATTGAAGTGGTAGAAGATGGTGAAGAAGTATCTATACATTTAAAAAGAAGTAAAAAATTAATTGATAATAATATCTTGATTATAGGCAGCCATGATTTGTTATTGTATTTGCTTGCGGATTTTGTAAAAAAATATGATAAGAATATAAATATTGTATCTGCAAATGTAGGAAGTCTTGGAGGGATTTTATCAATAGCAAAAGGCTACTCACATTTAGCTGGTATGCATTTACTTGATCCGGAAACTGGAGAGTATAATATTTCATATATAAAAGAATATATGGATGATTTTAAATTAATGAATTTATCTTATAGAGAACAGGGATTTATAGTACAAAAAGGTAATCCTAAAAAAATTAAAGATTTTGAAGATTTGACAAAAGATGGAGTAAGATACATCAACAGACAAAAAACAGCAGGGACAAGAATATTGTTAGATTATAATCTTGATAAAAAAGGAATATCTCCAAAGGAAATACACGGTTATTCTGATGAAGAATATTCCCATGTTAATTTAGCTTTAAAAATAAAAAAAGATATGGCTGATGTAGGGTTAGGAATAAGAGCAGCTGCTAATATTTATAATCTTGACTTTGTTCCAGTGGCATTAGAAAGGTATGATTTGTTGATTCAAGATAGTTTCTTAAATGATAAAAGATTTGAATTAATTATGAATATTATAACTTCTAATGAGTTTAAAGAAGAAGCAGAAAAATTGGGAGGATACATTTTAAAAGATACTGGGAAAATATGGGAGGTTGTAAAATGA
- a CDS encoding molybdopterin molybdotransferase MoeA, which yields MKKRFQVFVPRQEIYENFIDKLDIRTEIMKIKTEDSLGYASAEDIYSPENLPGFDKSTVDGYAVYAEDTFGSSDGNPAFLKIVGEVFMGEEYIGEIKSGECVKIPTGGMLPKGANAVVMVENTKEFGKRVEIYKSVAPGENVLSKDEDVKKDSIMLNKGESINIGHIHNLMSLGITSIKVYKKPTICIIPTGDEVVEPTEQRIKTQIRDGNSYALMAWLKSFGYEVKRFRLIKDDPDEFKEGVKWGLENGDIVVISGGSSLGARDYSLSTIEHFGEVLYNGVQVKPGKPVIFGKTKEKVILGLPGNPTSFIVSSFLFLFPTLKKLSGHNLFKPEPDFYVRITTNVPTAQGRERFIFVKLEKGKYEILAHPILGESGIASPFRMADGIVRIPLGKEGLYKDELCEFYSWR from the coding sequence ATGAAAAAAAGATTTCAGGTATTCGTTCCAAGACAGGAAATTTATGAAAACTTTATTGATAAATTAGATATCAGAACAGAAATAATGAAAATAAAAACAGAAGATTCTCTTGGATATGCATCTGCAGAAGATATATATTCACCAGAAAATTTGCCAGGATTTGATAAATCTACAGTTGATGGATATGCTGTATATGCAGAAGATACATTTGGTTCTAGTGATGGGAATCCTGCATTTTTAAAGATTGTTGGAGAAGTTTTTATGGGAGAGGAATATATAGGAGAAATAAAATCTGGTGAATGTGTAAAAATACCAACAGGAGGTATGCTGCCAAAAGGTGCAAATGCCGTAGTTATGGTTGAAAATACTAAAGAATTTGGGAAAAGAGTGGAAATTTATAAATCAGTTGCTCCAGGAGAAAATGTTTTATCCAAAGATGAAGACGTAAAAAAAGATAGCATTATGTTAAACAAAGGCGAATCTATCAATATAGGTCATATTCATAATTTAATGAGTTTGGGAATAACATCTATAAAAGTATATAAAAAACCAACAATTTGTATTATACCAACAGGAGATGAAGTGGTAGAACCAACAGAACAAAGAATAAAAACACAGATTAGAGATGGTAATTCATATGCTTTAATGGCGTGGTTAAAGAGTTTTGGCTATGAAGTTAAAAGGTTTAGATTGATAAAAGATGATCCTGATGAATTTAAAGAAGGGGTGAAATGGGGATTAGAAAATGGTGATATAGTAGTTATTTCTGGTGGAAGTTCTTTAGGAGCAAGAGACTATTCATTATCCACCATAGAACATTTTGGTGAGGTGCTATATAATGGAGTACAGGTTAAACCAGGGAAACCTGTAATTTTTGGTAAAACTAAGGAAAAAGTAATATTAGGTTTACCAGGGAATCCAACTTCTTTTATTGTAAGTTCATTTTTATTTTTATTTCCTACTTTGAAGAAATTGTCTGGCCATAATTTATTTAAACCAGAACCTGATTTTTATGTAAGGATTACAACTAATGTTCCAACTGCCCAGGGTAGAGAGAGATTTATTTTTGTAAAATTAGAAAAGGGTAAATATGAAATTTTAGCTCATCCAATTTTAGGTGAATCAGGTATAGCTTCACCATTTAGAATGGCTGATGGAATAGTAAGAATACCATTAGGAAAAGAAGGATTGTATAAAGACGAATTGTGTGAGTTTTATTCATGGAGATGA
- a CDS encoding tungsten cofactor oxidoreductase radical SAM maturase → MKEYIFKMNAGELILKPQKDLKKLYIELSSRCNLDCPMCFKNTFTDPEGFMSKGTFDKIIKDLKEFPEVDHIIFGGIGECTMNPHFLDMVRKVKNEGYMITITSNGYMLSDLLIMQLIDLKVDELVVSVETGDVGHPSFKYVEKLLEKFSKYKEQRNTGKPALSIETVLTKKNYMDFGNIVKSLLPYGIRKVVISNLLPVYEHFLGLELYSEDSKEKDVELRKLISNAVTAKVSAVIPNFKLKTERHCNFIEKNATVIRWDGEVVPCYRFLHDGIEYVYGQKKEIKAYSFGNIEKNTLSEIWTSKDYTWFRYKVKNSLFPSCTDCDLKDGCQFVETTQQDCWGNEPSCADCLWWRNIIMCP, encoded by the coding sequence ATGAAAGAGTATATTTTTAAAATGAATGCAGGTGAATTAATTTTAAAACCACAAAAAGATTTAAAAAAATTATATATTGAGTTATCTTCAAGATGCAATCTTGATTGTCCTATGTGTTTTAAAAATACTTTTACAGATCCTGAAGGGTTTATGTCAAAAGGAACTTTTGATAAAATTATAAAAGATTTAAAAGAATTTCCAGAAGTTGATCATATAATTTTTGGTGGTATTGGAGAATGCACAATGAATCCGCATTTTCTTGATATGGTTAGAAAAGTGAAAAATGAAGGATATATGATAACCATTACTTCTAATGGTTATATGTTGTCAGATCTTTTGATAATGCAATTAATAGATTTAAAGGTTGATGAATTAGTTGTTTCTGTAGAGACAGGCGATGTAGGTCATCCCAGTTTTAAATATGTTGAAAAATTATTGGAGAAATTTTCTAAATATAAAGAACAAAGAAATACAGGAAAACCAGCGTTATCAATAGAAACAGTTTTAACTAAAAAGAATTATATGGATTTTGGGAATATAGTAAAATCATTATTACCATATGGCATAAGAAAGGTTGTTATATCCAATCTTTTACCAGTATACGAACATTTCCTTGGGCTCGAATTATATAGTGAAGATAGTAAAGAAAAAGATGTTGAATTAAGAAAATTAATATCTAATGCTGTAACAGCAAAGGTTAGTGCTGTAATACCGAATTTTAAATTAAAAACAGAAAGACATTGTAATTTTATTGAAAAGAATGCAACAGTTATCAGATGGGATGGAGAAGTTGTTCCATGTTATAGGTTTTTGCACGATGGAATTGAATATGTGTATGGACAAAAGAAAGAAATAAAAGCATATTCTTTTGGTAATATTGAAAAAAATACTTTATCTGAAATATGGACTTCGAAAGACTATACATGGTTTAGATATAAAGTTAAGAATTCTCTATTTCCGTCATGTACAGATTGTGATTTAAAAGATGGTTGTCAGTTTGTGGAAACAACACAACAGGATTGTTGGGGCAATGAACCTTCTTGTGCAGATTGTCTCTGGTGGAGAAATATAATAATGTGCCCATAG
- a CDS encoding transporter substrate-binding domain-containing diguanylate cyclase yields MKKFFLIYLYIFLIIISFSLSLKVGIYEYPPIIYKEGEEIKGILPEILEYIAKKEGFDIKYVYSTFADGFDNLKNDKIDIYLGVGYTKERDSIFDYNKIPFLNSHGGIFTSKNSDIYSFLDLNNKKVGVLKKDIYYEGPYGIKNIAKTMGLNIKFIEYDNYSDIFNAVLKKEIDAGVFDYFIGKYFYKKKMVAETPLEFYLIDLYIIYRNPKLKKIISIIDKDLKVLKSNKNSIYYEIIDKYINFHEFPKWLKLFLIISIITLFLLLLIIAIMDRIIKRKTKELIKQNQIIKRQKDTLEKLAQIDPLTNIYNRRAGFQFLAHLTQIAKRENKIITIGFIDVDNLKKINDTFGHSVGDKVLKVVAKTIKKHMRKSDIIARFGGDEFFIALYNCKLKDAKRIEENITNDLIQISKKENINYSVSFGFIEYDHKETLDSIISKADEIMYQNKRKKKH; encoded by the coding sequence ATGAAAAAATTTTTCCTTATTTATTTATATATTTTTCTGATAATAATTTCCTTTAGTTTATCTTTAAAAGTAGGAATATATGAATATCCTCCTATAATTTATAAAGAAGGAGAAGAAATAAAGGGTATTCTACCAGAAATTTTAGAATACATTGCTAAAAAAGAAGGATTTGACATAAAATATGTATATTCAACTTTTGCAGATGGATTCGATAATTTAAAAAATGATAAAATAGATATTTATCTGGGTGTTGGATATACAAAAGAAAGAGATTCTATTTTTGATTACAATAAAATACCATTTTTAAATTCTCATGGTGGAATTTTTACTTCTAAAAATTCTGATATATACTCTTTTTTAGATTTAAATAATAAAAAAGTTGGAGTTCTGAAAAAAGATATATATTATGAAGGACCCTATGGGATTAAAAATATAGCTAAAACCATGGGATTAAATATTAAATTTATTGAATACGATAATTATTCTGATATATTCAATGCCGTTTTGAAAAAGGAAATCGACGCTGGAGTGTTTGATTATTTTATTGGAAAATATTTTTATAAAAAGAAAATGGTTGCTGAAACACCTCTAGAATTTTATTTAATAGATTTATATATAATTTATCGTAATCCGAAATTAAAAAAAATAATTTCTATAATAGACAAAGATTTAAAAGTACTAAAAAGCAATAAAAATTCTATATATTATGAGATAATTGATAAATATATAAATTTTCATGAATTTCCAAAATGGCTAAAATTATTTTTGATAATTTCTATTATTACTTTGTTTTTATTACTCTTAATTATTGCCATTATGGATAGGATTATAAAAAGAAAAACCAAAGAATTAATAAAACAAAATCAAATAATAAAAAGGCAAAAAGATACACTGGAAAAACTTGCTCAAATTGATCCTCTCACAAATATATACAATAGAAGAGCAGGATTCCAATTTTTAGCCCATCTCACCCAAATTGCAAAAAGAGAAAATAAAATTATTACTATAGGATTTATTGATGTTGATAATCTAAAAAAAATCAATGATACTTTTGGCCATTCTGTAGGAGATAAAGTTTTAAAAGTCGTTGCTAAAACCATTAAAAAGCATATGAGAAAATCAGATATAATTGCAAGATTTGGTGGAGATGAATTTTTCATTGCTCTTTATAACTGCAAATTAAAAGATGCAAAGCGTATTGAAGAAAATATTACAAATGATCTTATACAAATTAGCAAAAAAGAAAATATTAATTATAGTGTAAGCTTTGGTTTTATTGAGTATGATCATAAAGAAACATTGGATTCTATAATTTCAAAAGCCGATGAAATAATGTACCAAAATAAAAGAAAAAAGAAGCATTAA